A genomic window from candidate division TA06 bacterium includes:
- a CDS encoding response regulator, whose amino-acid sequence MPAEHQLDMQLLGQSFLRNIPQGLMACNPDDSRVIYVNPAWETVTGFAPTEMLEAKPPYPHWPPGDKEKMVQQMLQARHDGALACECRLQRKDGKMIPVQTYHGQVRDGDGRLTALYQLVSDNSDNKTLEAKLLQAQKMEAVGHLAGGLAHDMNNILQVILTSGDMMLTEAGAGHPWRQRIMDIIRAGEKAAVLTRQLLTFARKNKVEVKLLDLNPLVIEFQSMISRLLGERIKVEITLGRSLPLVMADHSQIEQVLMNLAVNARDAMDQGGLFSISTREEFLDENYAKTHPEAEPGHYALISVSDTGAGMDAEAQKRLFDPFFTTKAKEQGTGLGLSVVYGIVKQHKGHIYVYSEKDRGTTFKIYLPAAADQRKGRRANQQTQIRFGHGIILLVEDEKAVREMEVQLLTSLGYQVIPARNGEQALEVFAQRRGNIDLLMSDMIMPGLSGWELYMNLKKQKPELKALFASGYSDESSRPLIRSHGVDFLQKPFSLHKLSVKLHEVLKSTKHIA is encoded by the coding sequence TTGCCTGCCGAACATCAACTGGACATGCAACTGCTGGGGCAAAGCTTTTTACGCAACATACCCCAGGGGCTGATGGCCTGTAATCCGGATGATTCCCGGGTGATCTATGTCAACCCCGCCTGGGAAACGGTAACCGGGTTTGCCCCTACCGAGATGCTGGAGGCCAAGCCGCCCTACCCCCACTGGCCGCCCGGGGATAAGGAGAAAATGGTCCAGCAGATGTTGCAGGCCAGGCACGACGGCGCCCTGGCCTGCGAGTGCCGTCTCCAGCGCAAGGACGGCAAAATGATCCCGGTGCAAACCTATCACGGGCAGGTGCGGGACGGGGACGGCCGGCTGACGGCCCTGTACCAGTTGGTGAGCGACAATTCGGATAACAAGACACTGGAGGCCAAACTGCTTCAGGCCCAGAAGATGGAGGCGGTGGGGCATCTGGCCGGGGGGCTGGCCCACGACATGAACAACATCCTGCAGGTGATCCTGACCTCGGGCGACATGATGCTGACCGAGGCCGGGGCCGGGCATCCCTGGCGCCAGCGGATTATGGACATCATCCGGGCCGGGGAGAAAGCGGCGGTGCTGACCCGGCAGCTTTTAACCTTTGCCCGGAAGAACAAGGTGGAGGTCAAATTGCTGGACCTGAACCCATTAGTAATAGAATTCCAGAGTATGATTTCCCGGCTGCTGGGCGAGCGGATAAAAGTGGAGATCACACTAGGCCGCAGCCTGCCCTTGGTGATGGCCGATCATAGTCAAATAGAGCAGGTATTGATGAACCTGGCGGTCAACGCTCGGGACGCCATGGACCAGGGTGGGTTGTTCTCCATTTCCACCCGGGAGGAATTTCTGGACGAAAACTATGCCAAGACCCACCCCGAGGCGGAGCCGGGGCACTATGCCCTGATCTCGGTCTCCGATACCGGGGCCGGGATGGACGCCGAGGCCCAAAAGCGCCTGTTTGATCCGTTCTTCACCACCAAGGCCAAGGAACAGGGAACCGGCCTGGGGTTGTCGGTGGTCTACGGCATCGTCAAGCAGCATAAGGGGCATATTTATGTCTACAGCGAAAAGGACCGGGGCACCACTTTCAAGATATACCTGCCGGCGGCGGCCGACCAGCGCAAGGGCAGGCGCGCCAATCAACAGACCCAGATCCGCTTCGGCCACGGGATAATCCTATTGGTGGAAGACGAGAAGGCGGTGCGGGAGATGGAGGTTCAGCTTTTGACCAGCCTGGGGTATCAGGTGATCCCGGCCCGCAACGGCGAGCAGGCCCTGGAGGTTTTTGCCCAGCGCCGGGGGAACATCGATCTTCTGATGAGTGACATGATAATGCCGGGGCTTTCGGGCTGGGAGCTGTATATGAACCTCAAAAAACAAAAGCCGGAACTTAAGGCCTTGTTCGCCTCGGGCTATTCCGACGAGAGCAGCCGGCCGCTGATCAGGAGCCACGGGGTGGACTTTTTGCAGAAGCCGTTCAGTCTGCACAAGCTGAGCGTGAAATTGCACGAAGTGCTGAAAAGCACGAAGCATATAGCGTAA